One Candidatus Zixiibacteriota bacterium genomic window carries:
- a CDS encoding class I SAM-dependent methyltransferase, with amino-acid sequence MMYKSIAKYYDLLGWDEFHDVAYPRLKPVLIESKAESYLDLACGTAMLACSVADLGLEVVGLDKSKEMLKMAAHRLRLYRGARKPTIVHGDMTRFNLRRQFDAVGCFFDAANHIVDPRSFAAFITRAAAHVRSGGFFMFDVNTAIGLNCWDALLFTRQGQHAVMMKGEYDRSTRLAAITIHGFVRTPDGQVDKFKETFHERGYPHREIMMLLRRAGFGKISAQPQNPERTLRNAHRVFYTAFKK; translated from the coding sequence ATGATGTACAAGTCGATTGCGAAGTACTATGACTTGCTGGGCTGGGATGAATTTCACGACGTTGCTTACCCACGCCTCAAACCGGTACTAATCGAGAGCAAAGCCGAGAGCTACCTTGATTTGGCTTGTGGGACAGCGATGCTCGCCTGCAGCGTCGCCGATCTCGGTCTCGAGGTTGTCGGGCTCGACAAATCGAAGGAGATGCTGAAGATGGCGGCGCACCGGCTGCGGCTCTACCGCGGAGCGCGCAAGCCGACGATCGTCCATGGCGACATGACCCGTTTCAACTTGCGGCGGCAATTCGACGCCGTCGGCTGCTTCTTCGATGCGGCGAATCACATTGTCGATCCCCGAAGCTTTGCGGCCTTTATTACCCGGGCGGCCGCTCACGTTCGCTCCGGCGGGTTCTTCATGTTCGACGTCAACACGGCGATCGGCCTGAACTGCTGGGACGCCCTGCTCTTCACGCGGCAGGGCCAGCATGCCGTGATGATGAAAGGCGAATACGACCGCAGTACGCGGTTGGCTGCAATCACGATTCACGGTTTCGTACGCACGCCGGACGGCCAGGTTGACAAGTTCAAGGAGACGTTTCATGAGCGCGGATATCCCCACAGAGAGATCATGATGCTGCTGCGCCGCGCCGGATTTGGGAAGATCAGCGCACAGCCACAAAACCCCGAACGCACGTTGCGCAATGCACACCGGGTGTTCTATACCGCATTCAAGAAGTAG